The following are encoded together in the Triticum dicoccoides isolate Atlit2015 ecotype Zavitan chromosome 6B, WEW_v2.0, whole genome shotgun sequence genome:
- the LOC119326489 gene encoding senescence-specific cysteine protease SAG39-like, which yields MASYSQGLLFAILACACVLTTLAARDLADDWSIVARHEQWMAKYGRVYSDVAEKAQRLEVFKANVVFIESVNAGNNKFWLEANQFADITNDEFKAMHTGYKAPVGGNKGRKTGFRYANVSLNALPASVDWRTKGAVTPIKDQGQCGKCCWAFSTVASMEGIVKLSTGKLISLSEQELVDCDVDGMDQGCEGGLMDNAFEFIIDNGGLTTEGNYPYTGTDGSCNSNKESNAAASIKGYEDVPANDEASLQKAVAAQPVSVAVDGGDNLFRFYKGGVLSGDCGTELDHGIAAVGYGVAGDGTKYWVMKNSWGTSWGENGFIRMERDIADEQGLCGLAMQPSYPTA from the exons ATGGCTAGCTACTCACAAGGTTTGCTCTTCGCCATCCTCGCATGCGCCTGTGTGCTTACCACTCTTGCAGCCCGAGACCTTGCCGACGATTGGTCAATTGTCGCGAGGCACGAGCAGTGGATGGCCAAGTATGGCCGTGTGTACAGTGACGTTGCTGAGAAAGCACAGCGGCTAGAGGTGTTCAAGGCCAATGTCGTGTTCATCGAGTCGGTGAACGCAGGGAACAACAAGTTCTGGCTCGAGGCTAACCAGTTTGCCGATATTACCAATGATGAATTCAAGGCCATGCACACGGGATATAAGGCGCCGGTGGGTGGCAACAAGGGCAGGAAGACGGGGTTCAGGTATGCGAACGTTAGCCTCAATGCTCTCCCCGCGTCTGTGGACTGGAGAACAAAAGGCGCGGTCACTCCCATCAAAGACCAAGGCCAATGTGGTAA GTGTTGTTGGGCCTTCTCCACTGTGGCCTCCATGGAAGGCATCGTGAAGCTGAGCACCGGGAAATTGATCTCACTATCGGAGCAGGAGCTGGTGGACTGCGATGTGGACGGCATGGACCAGGGGTGCGAGGGCGGGCTCATGGACAACGCCTTCGAGTTCATCATTGACAATGGTGGCCTGACCACCGAGGGCAACTACCCCTACACGGGCACTGACGGTAGCTGCAACTCCAACAAGGAGTCCAACGCCGCAGCGTCCATCAAGGGGTACGAGGATGTGCCGGCCAACGATGAGGCGTCGCTTCAGAAGGCGGTGGCCGCGCAGCCCGTGTCCGTGGCCGTCGATGGAGGGGACAACCTCTTCCGGTTCTACAAGGGCGGCGTGCTCTCCGGTGATTGTGGCACGGAGCTCGACCACGGCATTGCGGCGGTCGGGTACGGCGTCGCCGGCGATGGGACCAAGTACTGGGTGATGAAGAACTCGTGGGGTACATCATGGGGCGAGAATGGCTTCATCAGGATGGAGAGGGACATCGCCGACGAGCAAGGCCTCTGCGGACTCGCCATGCAGCCTTCCTACCCAACGGCATAG